A genomic stretch from Anas platyrhynchos isolate ZD024472 breed Pekin duck chromosome 25, IASCAAS_PekinDuck_T2T, whole genome shotgun sequence includes:
- the TMEM218 gene encoding transmembrane protein 218 isoform X1, with protein sequence MAGPLLGAGPGALLLAALWALALLLCLALARAPGAARLAALPVPLGAALLSAALLLYPREEEEEEEEEGAGPPPGTEIVDTFFISRLILLAVMALVFLGCLFLLLLHHLAEPVYAKPLRRSWSLNGETRKVKRTELRDPARFCLNNGFVRPGVVLVNTF encoded by the exons ATGGCGGGGCCGCTGctgggcgcggggccgggcgcgcTGCTGCTGGCGGCGCTCTGGGCGCTggcgctgctgctctgcctggcgCTCGCCCGCGCTCCCGGTGCCGCCAG GCTGGCCGCGCTGCCCGTGCCGCTGGGCGCCGCGCTGCTGAGCGCCGCGCTGCTGCTGTACccgcgggaggaggaggaggaggaggaggaggaaggcgcggggccgccccccggcACCGAG ATCGTGGACACCTTCTTCATCAGCCGCCTCATCCTCCTGGCTGTGATGGCCCTGGTCTTCCTTGGGTGCCtgttccttctgctgcttcacCACCTCGCAGAGCCGGTGTACGCCAAGCCGCTGCGCCGCAGCTGGAG CCTAAACGGGGAAACGCGGAAGGTAAAGAGAACTGAACTCAGAGATCCAGCCCGTTTCTGCCTGAACAATGGATTTGTGAGGCCTGGGGTGGTTTTGGTCAATACTTTTTAA
- the TMEM218 gene encoding transmembrane protein 218 isoform X2 produces the protein MAGPLLGAGPGALLLAALWALALLLCLALARAPGAARLAALPVPLGAALLSAALLLYPREEEEEEEEEGAGPPPGTEIVDTFFISRLILLAVMALVFLGCLFLLLLHHLAEPVYAKPLRRSWRVG, from the exons ATGGCGGGGCCGCTGctgggcgcggggccgggcgcgcTGCTGCTGGCGGCGCTCTGGGCGCTggcgctgctgctctgcctggcgCTCGCCCGCGCTCCCGGTGCCGCCAG GCTGGCCGCGCTGCCCGTGCCGCTGGGCGCCGCGCTGCTGAGCGCCGCGCTGCTGCTGTACccgcgggaggaggaggaggaggaggaggaggaaggcgcggggccgccccccggcACCGAG ATCGTGGACACCTTCTTCATCAGCCGCCTCATCCTCCTGGCTGTGATGGCCCTGGTCTTCCTTGGGTGCCtgttccttctgctgcttcacCACCTCGCAGAGCCGGTGTACGCCAAGCCGCTGCGCCGCAGCTGGAG GGTAGGATAG